One genomic region from Candidatus Chlorobium masyuteum encodes:
- a CDS encoding FAD:protein FMN transferase, protein MNIFRFRFQAMKSNCEVVLVAESKNKGQAIAAHAIAEVSRIERIYSRYRPESIVSRINAAAGKDSVSCDSETITLLQYADKLYETSSGLFDITSGVLRKAWNFSEAALPSPETLTSLLPLIDWKRVEQKDDRVQLPVAGMELDFGGFGKEYAADRAAAVIHGKGVRSGYVNLAGDIRVIGPKPDGTAWVIGIQDPRHREKTIASIPLFSGALATSGDYERFFEADGKRYCHIIHPRTGYPVTYWRSVTVVAPLAITAGSYSTIAMLKEDDGLAFLKDSGMDYLAVDKFGRIYHNN, encoded by the coding sequence ATGAATATTTTTCGTTTTCGCTTTCAGGCAATGAAGAGCAATTGTGAAGTCGTCCTTGTTGCCGAAAGCAAGAATAAAGGACAGGCAATAGCCGCACATGCAATCGCGGAGGTTTCACGAATTGAGCGTATCTACTCCAGATACCGGCCGGAGAGCATTGTTTCGCGCATCAATGCTGCCGCCGGCAAGGATTCCGTTTCCTGTGACAGCGAGACCATAACGCTTTTGCAGTATGCGGATAAGCTCTATGAAACCAGTTCAGGGTTATTTGATATCACGTCAGGGGTTTTGCGCAAGGCCTGGAATTTCAGTGAGGCTGCACTGCCTTCGCCGGAAACACTTACATCGCTGCTTCCCCTTATCGACTGGAAGCGAGTGGAGCAGAAGGATGACCGGGTGCAACTGCCGGTTGCGGGAATGGAGCTTGATTTCGGCGGCTTCGGCAAAGAGTATGCCGCTGACAGAGCTGCGGCGGTTATTCACGGAAAAGGGGTAAGGTCCGGATACGTCAATCTTGCCGGTGATATACGGGTTATAGGTCCAAAGCCTGACGGTACGGCCTGGGTTATCGGTATTCAGGATCCGCGTCACCGCGAAAAAACGATTGCCTCTATCCCGCTTTTTTCCGGCGCACTTGCCACGAGCGGTGATTACGAGCGCTTTTTTGAAGCGGATGGAAAACGATACTGCCATATCATCCATCCCCGTACGGGATATCCGGTCACCTATTGGCGTTCGGTAACGGTTGTTGCTCCGTTAGCCATAACGGCGGGGAGTTACTCGACCATCGCAATGCTCAAGGAGGATGATGGATTGGCTTTCCTCAAGGATTCGGGAATGGACTATCTGGCAGTGGACAAGTTCGGCAGGATTTATCACAATAATTAA
- a CDS encoding class I SAM-dependent methyltransferase, translating to MSFYTEFAPFYPQIFPFREEVYRFLQEYAGATGSKLLDAGCGPGFYCGRFALDGYHVAGVDLDAGMIAAAKERFPLAAFHCMDMTAIERFPSSFQMIYSIGNVLAHLSGGQLSLFFAALYEKLAAGGFWVFQVVNWDYFLTLQEYTFPVKSIATGSMEFHRRYSHISPEQVTFEVKMISGGKTIFHEESPLYPLCEEAFLSRLTAAGFSVEGVYGGYDRQPFIKSRSSALVMVCRK from the coding sequence ATGTCTTTTTATACGGAATTTGCACCGTTTTACCCTCAAATTTTCCCTTTCAGAGAGGAGGTTTATCGCTTCCTTCAGGAGTATGCAGGCGCAACCGGAAGCAAACTGCTTGATGCCGGTTGCGGTCCCGGTTTCTATTGCGGCAGGTTTGCTCTTGATGGTTACCATGTTGCGGGGGTTGATCTTGATGCAGGGATGATTGCTGCAGCAAAGGAGCGTTTTCCGCTTGCTGCATTCCACTGCATGGATATGACCGCCATAGAGCGCTTTCCCTCATCCTTTCAGATGATCTACTCAATCGGTAATGTGCTGGCTCATCTCTCCGGAGGGCAGCTCTCGCTTTTTTTTGCTGCTTTGTATGAGAAACTTGCGGCGGGAGGCTTCTGGGTTTTTCAGGTCGTGAACTGGGACTATTTTCTGACGTTGCAGGAGTATACCTTTCCGGTAAAAAGCATCGCAACCGGCTCGATGGAGTTTCATCGCCGATATAGCCACATCTCGCCGGAACAGGTAACTTTTGAGGTGAAGATGATCTCCGGGGGGAAAACGATTTTTCATGAAGAGTCCCCGCTCTATCCGCTTTGCGAGGAGGCCTTTTTAAGCCGGCTTACTGCAGCGGGGTTTTCGGTTGAGGGGGTGTATGGCGGTTATGATCGTCAGCCGTTTATAAAGAGCCGGAGCTCAGCTCTTGTCATGGTTTGCAGAAAGTAA
- the dsbD gene encoding protein-disulfide reductase DsbD, whose translation MTHYYFRRAAALFTFFLVLCGTVRAAYAAEFLDPDQAFKLRAELSSSKTILLNWEIAKGYKLYQDKVKATVDGGGAKLQNPVMPKAILYTDPTTNEKLAIYHDKLSVTAPVAKTDGIFTLNVEYQGCAEDGLCYPPITKSFTVDPSKPGVLAVAGEQPVADAGSVTPPADSAAAPSSVAPTEVKQADNDLNLAKSTLAGGSLWKIALAFLAFGLLLSFTPCVLPMIPILSSIIVGEGDVTRRRSFLMALAYCLGMALVYTSLGVAAGLAGEGLAGALQKPWVLMVFALLLVTLSLSMFDVYQLQMPASIQNKLNKTSGNLKGGRFVGVFLMGSLSALIVGPCVAAPLAGTLVYISQTKDVVIGGLALFSMAMGMSVPLLLVGLSAGSLLPRAGAWMIGVKYVFGLLLIAVAIWMVSPVIPAQAVMIAWGAFTILCAVFLGVFDKHAEKSTIAQKFGKAFGLVLFIIGVLELVGATSGGTDVLKPLSGFHASAVSASGDEKRVTFTQIRSAAELDQALQSAKKPVMLDFYADWCVACKEMDKFTFHNPDVISQFNNMTLLQVDVTANSADDRELMKRFGLFGPPGMIFFDASGKEIPDSRVIGFLEAPAFSTHLSKFVTGS comes from the coding sequence ATGACGCATTATTATTTCAGGCGCGCGGCCGCTCTTTTTACTTTTTTTCTGGTACTCTGCGGTACTGTACGTGCTGCTTATGCGGCTGAGTTTCTTGATCCTGACCAGGCTTTCAAGCTCAGGGCCGAGCTGAGCAGCTCCAAAACGATTTTGCTGAATTGGGAGATAGCAAAAGGGTACAAGCTTTATCAGGACAAGGTGAAGGCGACGGTTGATGGAGGCGGTGCGAAGCTTCAGAATCCCGTTATGCCGAAGGCAATATTGTATACTGACCCGACAACAAACGAAAAGCTTGCTATCTATCATGACAAGCTGTCGGTTACAGCGCCTGTTGCAAAAACGGACGGCATATTTACGCTCAATGTCGAGTATCAGGGGTGCGCCGAAGACGGTCTCTGCTATCCGCCTATAACCAAAAGCTTCACAGTTGATCCTTCAAAGCCCGGAGTACTGGCTGTGGCAGGTGAACAGCCGGTTGCCGATGCCGGATCAGTTACTCCTCCTGCAGACAGTGCAGCAGCGCCATCATCAGTTGCACCGACGGAGGTAAAGCAGGCCGATAACGATCTGAATCTGGCGAAATCAACCCTTGCCGGAGGAAGTCTCTGGAAAATAGCCCTTGCATTCCTTGCGTTCGGGCTGCTGCTCTCCTTTACTCCCTGTGTACTGCCCATGATCCCCATTCTCTCGTCGATTATTGTCGGTGAGGGAGATGTTACCCGTCGTCGCAGTTTTTTAATGGCGCTTGCCTACTGTCTGGGAATGGCGCTGGTTTATACCTCTCTTGGTGTTGCCGCCGGACTTGCCGGTGAGGGACTTGCCGGGGCTTTGCAGAAGCCATGGGTACTGATGGTTTTTGCGCTTCTGCTTGTGACGCTCTCGCTCTCGATGTTTGATGTCTATCAGCTTCAGATGCCTGCTTCCATACAGAACAAGCTCAACAAAACTTCAGGAAACCTCAAGGGCGGTCGATTTGTCGGTGTGTTTTTGATGGGCTCCCTTTCGGCACTGATTGTCGGGCCGTGCGTTGCTGCGCCGCTTGCAGGAACGCTTGTCTATATCAGCCAGACGAAAGATGTTGTTATTGGCGGACTGGCTCTTTTTTCAATGGCCATGGGTATGAGTGTTCCGCTTCTGCTGGTCGGATTGTCAGCAGGCAGTCTTCTTCCCCGCGCCGGAGCATGGATGATCGGCGTGAAATATGTTTTCGGTCTTCTGCTGATTGCTGTTGCCATCTGGATGGTCTCTCCGGTGATTCCGGCTCAGGCGGTCATGATTGCATGGGGTGCGTTTACTATTCTTTGTGCGGTCTTTCTTGGAGTTTTCGATAAACATGCCGAAAAATCTACAATTGCCCAGAAGTTCGGCAAAGCCTTTGGTCTTGTACTCTTTATTATTGGCGTACTGGAGCTTGTTGGTGCGACTTCAGGCGGAACCGATGTCCTGAAACCGCTCTCAGGTTTTCACGCCTCTGCGGTTTCTGCTTCAGGTGATGAGAAGCGGGTTACTTTCACACAGATCCGCTCTGCAGCAGAGCTTGATCAGGCCCTCCAGTCGGCAAAAAAGCCGGTCATGCTCGATTTTTATGCTGACTGGTGTGTTGCCTGCAAGGAGATGGATAAGTTCACCTTTCATAACCCTGACGTCATTTCGCAGTTCAACAATATGACACTGCTTCAGGTTGATGTTACCGCCAACAGTGCTGATGACCGTGAATTGATGAAACGCTTCGGGTTGTTCGGCCCTCCCGGCATGATCTTTTTTGATGCATCAGGCAAGGAGATTCCGGACAGCAGAGTTATCGGTTTTCTTGAAGCACCTGCTTTTTCCACTCATCTCAGCAAGTTTGTGACAGGCAGCTGA
- the mazG gene encoding nucleoside triphosphate pyrophosphohydrolase, with the protein MQENRPIEQLKAAITAKRERTLQEQFERVVSLVKVLRQECPWDRKQTSHSLAHLLLEESYELVHAIDEGDESELKKEIGDLFLHLCFQVELAGERGTFSFGDVFDALSHKLISRHPHVFGDVVAESEREVVKNWESLKMQEGRQSLLEGVPNTMSELLRAYRVQKKVSGVGFDWPSDDGVLDKLAEEISELKHAAGKAEQEEEFGDLLFTIVNYSRFLGANPEDALRKATNKFMARFRAVEEKVHSSERDWKEFSPEELDALWQEAKRC; encoded by the coding sequence ATGCAGGAAAACAGACCGATTGAGCAGTTGAAAGCTGCTATTACCGCAAAGAGAGAGCGTACGCTTCAGGAGCAGTTTGAACGGGTGGTCAGCCTGGTAAAGGTGCTTCGCCAGGAGTGCCCATGGGACAGAAAACAGACATCACACTCTCTTGCCCATCTGCTGCTTGAGGAGAGCTATGAGCTGGTACATGCTATCGACGAGGGGGATGAGAGTGAACTTAAAAAAGAGATAGGCGACCTCTTTCTCCACCTCTGTTTTCAGGTGGAACTCGCCGGTGAGCGCGGAACCTTCTCGTTTGGAGATGTTTTTGATGCGCTCTCTCACAAGCTCATAAGCCGTCATCCGCATGTGTTTGGTGACGTTGTAGCCGAGAGCGAACGGGAGGTTGTGAAAAACTGGGAAAGCCTTAAAATGCAGGAGGGTCGTCAAAGTCTGCTTGAGGGTGTGCCGAACACCATGTCGGAACTGCTGCGGGCATACCGGGTGCAGAAAAAGGTCTCCGGAGTCGGTTTCGACTGGCCAAGTGATGACGGGGTGCTCGACAAGCTTGCTGAAGAGATCAGTGAACTGAAACATGCGGCAGGCAAGGCTGAGCAGGAGGAGGAGTTTGGCGACCTGCTCTTCACTATTGTCAACTACAGCCGTTTTCTTGGCGCCAATCCTGAAGATGCGCTGAGAAAAGCCACCAACAAGTTTATGGCCAGGTTTCGCGCAGTTGAAGAGAAGGTGCACTCTTCGGAGCGCGACTGGAAGGAGTTCAGCCCCGAAGAGCTTGATGCCTTGTGGCAGGAGGCAAAACGGTGTTAG
- a CDS encoding DUF3570 domain-containing protein yields MRLHAKVKSARLSSVLLGAALALPSGQMLYADAPPERGVVSMKYLNYQDSQSGDSALTTGMQRDRIAVNAFTVMATAPIAGKWSIGTSFMEDSVTGASPAYHSSGFPANNAVSGASGEIRYAGDLNLTRYFSQGTLGAALSYSKESDYISRSASLQGSWSTEDKNTTFTLGGSFTDDTIKLNAPNVVAVKKQDRNEGKQILAGLLGVTRVLSKRDIVQLNLGYSNGNGYYTDPYKDPDQRPRDRNNMTLLTRWNHHFDGSDGTIRLSWRYYTDSFGIRAHTLGGEYVQPLHHGWTITPLLRLYTQSGADFYVAAGPAEQANPSTATPPPAGALFYTEDQRLSAFGAVTAGVKISKQLSRDWLVDLKFEKYEQRQQWALFGNGDPGVTAFHARSVQAGVSRQF; encoded by the coding sequence ATGAGGTTGCATGCAAAGGTAAAATCCGCCCGTTTGAGCAGTGTGCTTTTAGGTGCTGCGCTGGCATTGCCCTCAGGGCAGATGCTCTATGCTGATGCTCCGCCGGAACGGGGAGTGGTCAGCATGAAATATCTGAATTATCAGGATAGTCAGTCCGGAGATTCAGCGCTTACAACAGGGATGCAGAGGGATCGGATTGCGGTTAATGCTTTTACTGTGATGGCAACAGCTCCCATTGCCGGTAAATGGTCAATCGGAACATCGTTCATGGAGGATTCGGTTACGGGGGCATCTCCGGCCTACCACTCCTCGGGTTTTCCGGCCAATAACGCGGTATCGGGAGCATCCGGGGAGATTCGTTATGCCGGTGATCTCAATCTCACCCGGTACTTTTCACAGGGAACGCTTGGTGCTGCTCTCAGTTATTCGAAAGAGTCTGATTACATCTCCCGCAGCGCCTCTTTGCAGGGGAGCTGGTCGACAGAGGACAAAAATACAACGTTTACTCTCGGCGGAAGTTTTACCGACGACACCATAAAGCTCAATGCTCCGAATGTTGTGGCGGTGAAAAAGCAGGACCGGAATGAAGGGAAGCAGATTTTAGCGGGCCTGTTGGGCGTTACAAGAGTGTTATCGAAGCGTGATATTGTGCAGCTCAACCTTGGCTACTCAAACGGAAACGGCTATTACACCGACCCCTACAAGGATCCGGACCAGAGACCGAGGGATCGCAATAACATGACCCTTTTGACCCGGTGGAACCACCATTTCGATGGCAGCGACGGTACCATAAGGCTCTCCTGGCGTTATTACACCGACTCTTTCGGTATTCGGGCGCATACGCTTGGGGGTGAATATGTACAGCCGTTGCATCATGGCTGGACAATAACACCGTTGCTTCGACTCTATACACAGTCCGGGGCTGATTTTTATGTGGCAGCCGGCCCGGCAGAGCAGGCAAATCCATCAACAGCCACACCACCTCCTGCCGGTGCACTCTTTTATACGGAAGATCAGCGGCTTTCGGCTTTTGGCGCTGTTACGGCCGGGGTGAAGATAAGCAAGCAATTGAGCCGTGACTGGCTGGTTGATTTGAAGTTCGAAAAGTATGAACAGCGTCAACAGTGGGCTCTTTTTGGTAACGGCGATCCGGGAGTGACGGCTTTCCATGCCAGAAGTGTTCAGGCCGGAGTTTCACGGCAGTTCTGA